The proteins below are encoded in one region of Neisseria bacilliformis:
- the ndk gene encoding nucleoside-diphosphate kinase — MTIQRTLSIVKPDAVGKNLIGRIYSRFEENGLKIVAAKMKHLSREEAEGFYAVHKDRPFFAGLVEFMTSGPVMVQVLEGENAVAKNRELMGATNPQEAAAGTIRADFADSVGQNAVHGSDSAENAALEIAYFFAATEICPR; from the coding sequence ATGACCATCCAGCGCACCCTTTCCATCGTCAAGCCCGATGCCGTCGGCAAAAACCTGATCGGCAGGATTTACAGCCGCTTCGAGGAAAACGGCTTGAAAATCGTCGCCGCGAAGATGAAACATTTGAGCAGGGAAGAGGCCGAGGGCTTTTACGCCGTGCATAAAGACCGCCCGTTTTTCGCCGGACTGGTTGAGTTTATGACCAGCGGCCCGGTCATGGTTCAAGTGCTGGAAGGCGAAAATGCCGTAGCGAAAAACCGCGAACTGATGGGTGCGACCAATCCGCAGGAAGCCGCAGCGGGCACGATCCGTGCCGATTTTGCCGATTCGGTCGGCCAAAACGCGGTGCACGGTTCGGACAGCGCGGAAAATGCCGCCTTGGAAATTGCCTACTTCTTCGCCGCAACCGAAATCTGCCCGCGCTGA
- the zapE gene encoding cell division protein ZapE, producing the protein MSDHQSNRFIPPSYQNHSPLTWYQAAAQQPAFIRDAAQARAIEHLDRLWTELMMFKRKRNRFLGRSLRSPQLPKGLYFYGGVGRGKSFLMDAFYGCLPYRRKRRVHFHAFMAEIHRRLQGLKSEANPLKAVAVEIAKETRVLCFDEFHVSDIADAMILGRLLENLFNEGVVLVATSNYAPSELYPQGQNRSSFLPTIALIEDKLTILNVDGGEDYRHRSLTAADVFYIPADAQNERRLAELFAQVTVGQEKRPSEIEIHGRTLQCKSHTEKAVWFDFRTLCFGPRSQADYLYLSERYEMIFVSGIEKLSENEKAEARRLTWLIDVMYDYRVKFCATCAVPADEIYVEGDFAAEFVRTASRLTEMQSQEYLNLPHLVLAQTPPQG; encoded by the coding sequence ATGTCCGACCACCAATCCAACCGATTCATCCCCCCCTCCTACCAAAACCACAGCCCCCTCACCTGGTATCAGGCCGCCGCCCAGCAGCCTGCGTTCATCCGCGATGCCGCGCAGGCGCGCGCCATCGAGCATCTAGACCGCCTGTGGACGGAACTGATGATGTTCAAACGCAAGCGCAACCGCTTTCTCGGCCGCAGCCTGCGTTCGCCCCAGCTGCCCAAAGGGCTGTATTTCTACGGCGGAGTAGGGCGCGGCAAAAGTTTTCTGATGGACGCGTTTTACGGCTGCCTGCCCTACCGCCGCAAACGACGCGTCCATTTCCACGCCTTTATGGCGGAAATCCACCGCAGATTGCAGGGACTCAAAAGCGAAGCCAACCCGCTCAAAGCGGTAGCCGTTGAAATTGCCAAAGAAACGCGCGTTTTGTGTTTCGACGAATTCCACGTCAGCGATATTGCCGACGCCATGATTCTGGGGCGGCTGCTGGAAAACCTGTTCAACGAAGGCGTGGTGCTGGTGGCAACCTCCAACTACGCCCCTTCAGAACTCTATCCGCAGGGGCAGAACCGCAGCAGCTTCCTGCCGACCATCGCGCTGATTGAAGACAAACTCACCATCCTCAACGTGGACGGCGGCGAGGACTACCGCCACCGCTCGCTCACGGCGGCGGATGTCTTCTACATTCCCGCCGATGCGCAAAACGAACGCAGGCTGGCCGAATTGTTTGCCCAAGTTACTGTCGGACAAGAGAAAAGGCCGTCTGAAATCGAAATCCACGGCCGCACCCTCCAATGCAAAAGCCATACGGAAAAAGCCGTCTGGTTTGATTTCCGCACCCTGTGTTTCGGCCCGCGCTCGCAGGCGGATTACCTTTATCTGTCGGAACGTTATGAGATGATTTTTGTTTCCGGCATCGAAAAACTCAGCGAAAACGAAAAAGCCGAGGCTCGGCGGCTGACTTGGCTGATCGACGTGATGTACGACTACCGCGTCAAATTCTGCGCCACCTGCGCAGTGCCGGCCGACGAAATCTATGTCGAAGGCGATTTTGCCGCCGAGTTCGTGCGCACCGCCAGCCGCCTCACCGAAATGCAGTCGCAGGAATATCTCAACCTGCCCCACCTTGTGTTGGCGCAAACGCCGCCGCAGGGCTGA
- a CDS encoding integration host factor subunit beta, whose amino-acid sequence MTKSELMARLADVFADKHPLSPLMSKDVEYSVKILVDTMTRSLARGQRIEIRGFGSFDLNHRPARQGRNPKTGDKVDVPEKHVPHFKPGKELRERVDQSAGV is encoded by the coding sequence ATGACCAAATCAGAGTTGATGGCTCGTTTGGCCGATGTTTTCGCCGACAAGCACCCCCTGTCGCCCCTTATGTCGAAAGACGTCGAATACAGCGTCAAAATCCTGGTCGATACGATGACCCGCTCGCTAGCGCGCGGGCAGCGTATCGAAATCAGGGGTTTCGGCAGCTTCGATTTGAACCACCGCCCCGCTCGGCAGGGACGCAACCCGAAAACGGGCGATAAAGTGGACGTGCCGGAAAAACACGTTCCGCACTTCAAGCCCGGCAAGGAATTGCGCGAGCGCGTCGATCAGTCGGCCGGTGTCTGA
- the rpsA gene encoding 30S ribosomal protein S1, producing MGRPAGRPRRFPTQTPRHPAAQKKDLANMENFAQLLEEYSAVQEMNQGEVITAEVVAIEDKFVIVNAGLKSESLIDINEFKNMQGEVEVKVGDFVTVTIESVENGFGETKLSREKAKRAADWIALEEAMENGDILSGLISGKVKGGLTVMINSIRAFLPGSLLDVRPIKDTSHFEGKEIEFKVIKLDKKRNNVVVSRRAVLEATLGEERKALLENLQEGTVVKGVVKNITDYGAFVDLGGIDGLLHITDLAWRRVKHPSEVLEVGQEVEAKVLKFDQDKQRVSLGVKQLGEDPWNGLARRYPAGTRLFGKVSNLTDYGAFVEIEQGIEGLVHVSEMDWTNKNVHPSKVVQLGDEAEVMILEIDEDRRRISLGMKQCQANPWEDFAANYNKGDKIKGAVKSITDFGVFVGLPGNIDGLVHLSDLSWSEAGEEAVRKYKKGEEVEAVVLAIDVEKERISLGIKQLEGDPFGNFISVNDKGSLVKGTVKSVEAKGAVVALANEVEGYLPASEFAADRVEDLTTKLKEGDEVEAVVITVDRKNRSIKLSVKAKDAKENREALSSVNAAAASNAGTTSLGDLLKAKLSGNQE from the coding sequence ATCGGCCGGCCTGCCGGAAGGCCGCGCCGTTTCCCAACCCAAACCCCGCGCCATCCGGCGGCGCAAAAGAAAGATTTAGCAAATATGGAAAATTTTGCCCAGTTGTTGGAAGAGTACTCCGCCGTTCAGGAAATGAACCAGGGAGAAGTGATTACCGCCGAAGTGGTGGCGATTGAAGACAAATTCGTCATTGTCAACGCCGGCCTGAAATCGGAATCGCTGATTGACATCAACGAGTTCAAAAACATGCAAGGCGAAGTGGAAGTCAAAGTTGGCGACTTCGTTACCGTTACCATCGAATCCGTGGAAAACGGCTTCGGCGAAACCAAACTCTCGCGCGAAAAAGCCAAACGCGCCGCCGACTGGATCGCTTTGGAGGAGGCCATGGAAAACGGCGACATCCTCTCCGGCCTGATCAGCGGCAAAGTCAAAGGCGGCCTCACCGTCATGATCAACAGCATCCGCGCCTTCCTGCCCGGCTCGCTCTTGGACGTGCGCCCCATCAAAGACACTTCCCACTTTGAAGGCAAAGAAATCGAATTCAAAGTCATCAAACTGGATAAAAAACGCAACAACGTCGTCGTTTCCCGCCGCGCCGTGCTGGAAGCGACTTTGGGCGAAGAGCGCAAAGCCCTGCTGGAAAACCTGCAAGAAGGCACCGTGGTCAAAGGCGTGGTCAAAAACATCACCGACTACGGCGCATTCGTGGATCTGGGCGGCATCGACGGCCTGCTGCACATCACTGACTTGGCATGGCGTCGTGTGAAACACCCGAGCGAAGTGCTGGAAGTGGGTCAGGAAGTGGAAGCCAAAGTGCTGAAATTCGACCAGGACAAACAGCGCGTTTCCCTCGGCGTGAAACAGCTTGGCGAAGACCCGTGGAACGGCCTCGCCCGCCGCTACCCCGCCGGCACCCGCCTGTTCGGCAAAGTGTCCAACCTGACCGACTACGGCGCGTTCGTCGAAATCGAGCAGGGCATCGAAGGCTTGGTACACGTTTCCGAAATGGACTGGACCAACAAAAACGTTCATCCGAGCAAAGTCGTGCAGCTGGGCGACGAAGCCGAAGTGATGATTCTGGAAATCGACGAAGACCGCCGCCGCATCAGCCTGGGCATGAAACAGTGCCAGGCCAATCCGTGGGAGGATTTCGCCGCCAACTACAACAAAGGCGACAAAATCAAAGGTGCGGTCAAATCCATCACCGACTTCGGCGTGTTCGTCGGCCTGCCCGGCAACATCGACGGTTTGGTGCACCTCTCCGACCTGTCTTGGAGCGAAGCCGGCGAAGAAGCCGTGCGCAAATACAAAAAAGGCGAGGAAGTGGAAGCCGTCGTCTTGGCCATCGATGTGGAAAAAGAACGCATTTCTTTGGGCATTAAACAGCTCGAAGGCGACCCGTTCGGCAACTTCATCAGCGTCAACGACAAAGGCTCGCTGGTCAAAGGCACGGTGAAATCCGTGGAAGCCAAAGGCGCGGTTGTCGCGCTGGCCAACGAAGTGGAAGGCTATCTGCCCGCTTCCGAATTCGCCGCCGACCGCGTGGAAGATTTGACCACCAAGCTCAAAGAAGGCGACGAAGTGGAAGCCGTAGTTATCACCGTCGACCGCAAAAACCGCAGTATCAAGCTGTCGGTGAAAGCGAAAGACGCGAAAGAAAACCGCGAAGCCCTCAGCTCGGTGAATGCGGCCGCCGCATCCAACGCCGGTACCACCAGCCTGGGCGATCTGCTGAAAGCCAAGCTGTCCGGCAATCAGGAATAA
- the cmk gene encoding (d)CMP kinase, with product MADVIAIDGPSASGKGTVASRVAAALGWNYLDSGALYRLTALYARRQGAAWSDEAVVAALAARLPAAFAGGRVLLDGEDVEDEIRSEAVGMGASEVAQHPAVRAALLQRQRGFQTASGLVADGRDMGSVVFPDAALKVFLTASAQVRAQRRAKQLGLPCEGVAFARILSDIEARDEADRRRAAAPLKQLPDALLLDTSDMGIEEAVKKVIDWYEQKQN from the coding sequence ATGGCGGACGTAATCGCAATCGACGGCCCGAGCGCGTCGGGCAAAGGCACGGTGGCTTCGCGTGTGGCGGCGGCTTTGGGCTGGAATTATCTGGATTCGGGCGCGCTCTACCGGCTGACCGCGCTTTATGCGCGGCGGCAGGGCGCGGCATGGTCGGACGAAGCGGTGGTGGCGGCTTTGGCGGCGCGGCTGCCGGCGGCGTTTGCCGGCGGCAGGGTGCTGCTTGACGGCGAAGACGTGGAAGACGAAATCCGCAGCGAGGCCGTCGGCATGGGCGCGTCGGAAGTGGCGCAGCATCCGGCCGTGCGCGCCGCGCTGCTGCAACGCCAGCGCGGTTTTCAGACAGCCTCGGGGCTGGTGGCCGACGGGCGCGACATGGGCTCGGTGGTGTTTCCCGATGCCGCGCTCAAAGTGTTCCTCACCGCCTCGGCGCAGGTGCGGGCGCAACGCCGCGCCAAACAGCTCGGCCTGCCCTGCGAAGGCGTGGCCTTCGCGCGCATTCTGTCCGACATCGAGGCGCGCGACGAAGCCGACCGTCGCCGCGCCGCCGCGCCGCTCAAACAGCTCCCCGACGCGCTGCTGTTGGATACTTCCGATATGGGCATCGAAGAGGCGGTAAAAAAAGTGATTGATTGGTATGAACAAAAACAAAATTAG
- the aroA gene encoding 3-phosphoshikimate 1-carboxyvinyltransferase yields MTDSLRLAPRRLKPSTVALPGSKSISNRTLLLAALSDNACTVRSLLQSDDTARMLEALAALGIRSETLSDGLKVHGCGGRFPVQEADLFLGNAGTAFRPLTAALSVLGGRYTLRGIPRMHERPIGDLVDALRSIGADIRYLEHPGYPPLAIGQRRDNGTRSVSVNGSVSSQFLTALLMALPLTGAAFDIRVAGELISKPYIDITLNLMAQFGVAVANHGYQTFRLPPDARYHAPAVLNVEGDASSASYFLAAGLLSGCPVRVSGVGKNAVQGDTAFARELEKTGADIVWGDDFIQASRPADRPVRAFDIDANHIPDAAMTLAVVALAADAPCTIRNIASWRVKETDRIAAMAAELRKIGAAVEEGADFIRITPPAALTPNAVIDTYDDHRIAMCFSLVSLLGVPVTINDPGCVAKTFPDYFRVFESLTA; encoded by the coding sequence ATGACCGATTCCCTGCGCCTCGCCCCCCGCCGCCTCAAACCCTCAACCGTCGCCCTGCCCGGCTCCAAAAGCATCAGCAACCGCACCCTGCTTCTGGCCGCCCTGTCCGACAACGCCTGCACCGTCCGCTCCCTGCTGCAATCGGACGACACCGCCCGCATGCTCGAAGCCCTCGCCGCGCTCGGCATCCGCAGCGAAACCCTTTCAGACGGCCTCAAAGTGCACGGCTGCGGCGGCCGTTTCCCCGTGCAGGAGGCCGACTTGTTCCTCGGCAACGCCGGCACCGCCTTCCGCCCGCTCACCGCCGCGCTCTCCGTACTCGGCGGCCGCTACACCCTGCGCGGCATCCCACGCATGCACGAACGCCCCATCGGCGACCTCGTCGATGCCCTGCGCAGCATCGGCGCGGACATCCGCTATCTCGAACACCCCGGCTACCCCCCGCTCGCCATTGGACAACGCCGCGACAACGGCACCCGCAGCGTCAGCGTCAACGGCAGCGTGTCCAGCCAGTTCCTCACCGCCCTCCTCATGGCCCTGCCGCTCACCGGCGCGGCCTTCGACATCCGCGTGGCGGGCGAACTCATCTCCAAGCCCTACATCGACATCACCCTCAACCTGATGGCGCAGTTCGGCGTGGCCGTTGCCAACCACGGCTACCAAACCTTCCGCCTGCCGCCCGACGCCCGCTACCATGCCCCCGCCGTCCTCAACGTGGAAGGCGACGCCTCCTCCGCCTCCTACTTCCTCGCCGCCGGCCTGCTCTCGGGCTGCCCCGTCCGCGTAAGCGGCGTCGGCAAAAACGCCGTGCAGGGCGACACCGCCTTCGCCCGCGAACTCGAAAAAACCGGTGCGGACATCGTTTGGGGCGACGACTTCATCCAAGCCTCCCGCCCCGCAGACCGCCCCGTGCGCGCCTTCGACATCGACGCCAACCACATCCCCGACGCCGCCATGACCCTCGCCGTCGTCGCCCTTGCCGCCGACGCGCCCTGCACCATCCGCAACATCGCCTCGTGGCGCGTCAAAGAAACCGACCGCATCGCCGCCATGGCCGCCGAGCTGCGCAAAATCGGCGCGGCAGTGGAGGAAGGCGCGGACTTTATCCGCATCACCCCGCCCGCCGCCCTCACGCCTAACGCAGTCATCGACACCTACGACGACCACCGCATCGCCATGTGCTTCTCCCTCGTCTCCCTGCTGGGCGTGCCCGTTACCATCAACGACCCCGGCTGCGTCGCTAAAACCTTTCCCGACTATTTCCGAGTATTCGAGTCGCTCACCGCGTAA
- the serC gene encoding 3-phosphoserine/phosphohydroxythreonine transaminase, with translation MTTVYNFSAGPAVLPEAVLQTARQEMLDYQGTGVSVMAMSHRSDTFQSILYHAEQDLRLLLDIPANYKILFLQGGASAQFSQTAMNLAHGFARIDSVVSGNWSQIAHREMGKLVGAKVHLAADGGARYGFLDVPPPESWDISPDSAFVHFVANETVHGVQYGRMPRLADGLPPLVCDMSSEILSRRINVADFGLIYAGAQKNLGPAGATIVIIRDDLLDRCPDTVPAVWRYKAHVEKQGMYNTPATYPIYIAGLVLRWLHAQGGVDKIERLNRRKAETLYAAIDGSGGFYQNLIAAGARSKMNVVFTTGNADLDKRFAQEADLVGLRQLQGYKTLGGMRASIYNAMPLAGVEELVRFMDEFRRRNG, from the coding sequence ATGACCACTGTTTACAACTTCTCCGCCGGCCCGGCCGTGCTGCCCGAAGCCGTGCTGCAAACCGCGCGGCAGGAAATGCTCGATTACCAGGGCACGGGCGTTTCCGTGATGGCGATGAGCCATCGCAGCGACACTTTCCAAAGCATTCTTTACCACGCCGAACAGGATCTGCGCCTGCTGCTGGACATTCCCGCCAACTACAAAATCCTGTTTTTGCAGGGCGGGGCGAGTGCGCAGTTTTCGCAGACCGCGATGAATCTCGCGCACGGGTTTGCGCGCATCGATTCGGTGGTGAGCGGCAACTGGTCGCAGATTGCGCACCGCGAGATGGGCAAACTGGTTGGCGCGAAAGTCCATTTGGCGGCCGACGGCGGCGCACGTTACGGCTTTCTCGACGTGCCGCCGCCCGAGAGTTGGGACATCTCGCCCGATTCGGCCTTCGTGCATTTCGTGGCCAACGAAACGGTGCACGGCGTGCAGTACGGACGGATGCCGCGCCTTGCAGACGGCCTGCCGCCCCTGGTGTGCGATATGTCCAGCGAAATCCTGTCGCGCCGCATCAACGTGGCCGACTTCGGCCTGATTTACGCGGGGGCGCAGAAAAACCTCGGGCCGGCGGGGGCGACCATCGTCATCATCCGCGACGACCTGCTCGACCGCTGCCCCGACACCGTCCCCGCCGTGTGGCGTTACAAGGCGCACGTTGAAAAACAGGGCATGTACAACACGCCCGCCACCTATCCGATCTACATCGCGGGGCTGGTGCTGCGCTGGCTGCACGCGCAGGGCGGTGTGGACAAAATCGAACGCCTCAACCGGCGCAAGGCCGAAACGCTGTATGCCGCCATCGACGGCAGCGGCGGCTTCTACCAAAACCTCATCGCCGCCGGGGCGCGCTCGAAGATGAACGTGGTCTTCACCACCGGCAACGCGGATTTGGACAAGCGTTTCGCGCAGGAAGCCGACCTCGTCGGCCTGCGCCAGTTGCAGGGCTACAAAACCCTCGGCGGCATGCGGGCGAGCATTTACAACGCCATGCCGCTGGCGGGCGTGGAAGAGCTGGTACGCTTTATGGACGAGTTCCGGCGCAGGAACGGCTGA
- the rimP gene encoding ribosome maturation factor RimP — protein sequence MDIQNLLEKTLPGLGCELVDHELTAQGTLRVFIDKEGGITIDDCAAVSNHLSRLFTVEDVDYKNLEISSPGLDRPLKKAADFARFAGQEAKIKTRLPVDGQKNFIGRIESCDGQTVVLSFDGKTAALALDNIDKARLKPEFKF from the coding sequence ATGGACATTCAAAACCTGTTGGAAAAAACCCTGCCCGGCCTGGGCTGCGAGCTGGTCGATCACGAGCTGACCGCGCAAGGCACGCTGCGCGTGTTCATCGACAAAGAAGGCGGCATCACCATCGACGACTGCGCCGCCGTCAGCAACCACCTCTCCCGCCTCTTCACCGTGGAAGACGTGGACTACAAAAACCTCGAAATTTCCAGCCCCGGCCTCGACCGGCCGCTGAAAAAAGCCGCCGACTTCGCCCGCTTCGCCGGACAAGAGGCCAAAATCAAAACCCGCCTGCCCGTTGACGGGCAGAAAAACTTCATCGGCCGCATCGAAAGCTGCGACGGCCAAACCGTCGTCCTGTCCTTCGACGGCAAAACCGCCGCCCTCGCGCTCGATAATATCGACAAAGCGCGGCTGAAACCCGAATTCAAATTCTAA
- the nusA gene encoding transcription termination factor NusA: MSREMLQLAEALASEKNVDADVVFDALEVALSTAARKKSGREHMNVRVEIDRDTGEHRTYRRWLIVADEDYTYPDEEKTIEEIQEEIPSTQIQIGEYYEEQIENESFGRQAAMTAKQIILQRIRDAEREKVLNDFLENRDDIITGTVKRTERHGIVVELIPGKLDALIPRDQCIPRENFRSGDRIRALFLRVEEIGQSGRKQVILSRASREFLAKLFEQEVPEIADGLLEIREAARDPGHRAKIAVKANDQRIDPQGTCIGVRGSRVNAVTNEIGGERIDVVLWSPDTAQFVINALSPAEVSRIVIDEDNHAVDVIVAEDQLAPAIGRGGQNVRLAADLTGWQLNIMTVKEAEERHAAEDAAIRSLFTEHLNVDEETATVLVEEGFTSLEEIAYVPSEELVEIGFDEATVDALRGRARDAILSLAMAKEEKLQEIAEDLRTLDGTDEDMLRDLAQAGITDRDALAELSVDELIEITGVETGEAEKIILAARAHWFEENNQEQGEAV, translated from the coding sequence ATGAGCCGTGAAATGCTGCAACTGGCCGAAGCGCTGGCCAGCGAGAAAAACGTGGATGCCGACGTCGTGTTCGACGCGCTTGAAGTCGCCCTGTCCACCGCCGCCCGCAAAAAATCCGGACGCGAACACATGAACGTGCGCGTCGAAATCGACCGCGACACCGGCGAACACCGCACCTACCGCCGCTGGCTGATCGTGGCCGACGAAGACTACACCTACCCCGACGAGGAAAAAACCATCGAGGAAATCCAAGAGGAAATCCCCAGCACGCAAATCCAAATCGGCGAGTATTACGAAGAACAGATCGAAAACGAAAGCTTCGGCCGCCAGGCCGCGATGACCGCCAAGCAAATCATCCTGCAACGCATCCGCGACGCCGAGCGCGAAAAAGTCCTGAACGACTTCCTCGAAAACCGCGACGACATCATCACCGGAACGGTCAAACGCACCGAACGCCACGGCATCGTCGTCGAACTTATCCCCGGCAAACTCGACGCGCTGATTCCGCGCGACCAGTGCATCCCGCGCGAAAACTTCCGCAGCGGCGACCGCATCCGCGCCCTCTTTTTGCGCGTGGAAGAAATCGGCCAGTCCGGCCGCAAACAGGTGATTTTGAGCCGCGCCTCGCGCGAATTCCTCGCCAAGCTCTTCGAGCAGGAAGTGCCCGAAATCGCCGACGGCCTCTTGGAAATCCGCGAAGCCGCCCGCGACCCCGGCCACCGCGCCAAAATCGCCGTCAAAGCCAACGACCAGCGCATCGACCCGCAGGGCACCTGCATCGGCGTGCGCGGCAGCCGCGTCAACGCCGTTACCAACGAAATCGGCGGCGAGCGCATCGACGTGGTGCTGTGGTCGCCCGACACCGCCCAGTTCGTCATCAACGCCCTCTCGCCTGCCGAAGTCAGCCGCATCGTCATCGACGAAGACAACCACGCGGTAGACGTCATCGTGGCCGAAGACCAGCTTGCCCCCGCCATCGGGCGCGGCGGCCAGAACGTGCGCCTCGCCGCCGACCTCACCGGCTGGCAGCTCAACATCATGACGGTGAAAGAAGCCGAAGAACGCCACGCCGCCGAAGACGCCGCCATCCGCAGCCTGTTTACCGAACACCTGAACGTAGACGAAGAAACCGCCACCGTGCTGGTGGAAGAAGGCTTCACCTCGCTGGAAGAAATCGCCTACGTACCCTCCGAAGAACTGGTGGAAATCGGCTTCGACGAAGCCACGGTGGACGCCCTGCGCGGCCGCGCCCGCGACGCGATTCTGTCGCTGGCGATGGCCAAAGAGGAAAAATTGCAGGAAATCGCCGAAGACCTGCGCACGCTGGACGGCACCGACGAAGACATGCTGCGCGATCTGGCGCAGGCCGGCATCACCGACCGCGACGCGCTGGCCGAGCTGTCGGTGGACGAACTGATCGAAATCACCGGCGTGGAAACCGGCGAGGCCGAGAAAATCATCCTCGCCGCCCGCGCCCACTGGTTTGAAGAAAACAACCAAGAACAAGGAGAGGCCGTATGA